Within Lolium rigidum isolate FL_2022 chromosome 5, APGP_CSIRO_Lrig_0.1, whole genome shotgun sequence, the genomic segment gaatataCTACTTTCTCAATGGATGGCCCACCTTTCATTGACACaacttgcctaggagcacgtgctagagctagctcttgcataagagcccacttacattctctctcctcttctccctcctccaactagatacaaatatattattttaatccttctaGCCAACTGACTAgaatttattgtacttgctccaAGGCTGAGTTAGCAGGCTATAATGATTTAAATATAATATTTGtgcttagactactcatagtgagagtaacatagctagtaacatcacacatttcaagaaGTTTTGATaacatggcatgccaataaatgaagaaaaagagtgaggtagtaactagctatgttaccataacatcacacaccccaatacAAGagtagtctacaacataataaatgacacaatgcatggcaCCAcaaataagttactacccactatgaagatactccctccgtcctagtttgtaagtcacaatttttgaatatcttgacccaaggtactagctgattgggtctcattttctctctctcattggtgcatgcagtccatttctctccctcattggtgcatgcattctctttctctccctcattggtgcatgcgACCCCTTTCTCTCAcacattaaataaaattatgcctaGGAGGTGGGggttatgggacaaatagtttttggGAATATGCCTTAaaaactaggacggagggagtagtaacttagattagtaacatggccccactatgaccagccttagttggagggagagaagaggagagagaagttaAGTGGGCTCTCATGTAAGAGCCAACTCTAACACGTGCTCGTAGCCACCTTATGAAagtgaaaggtgggtcatataTAGATaaactagtactccctccataccggattaatgggcaattacgcacCTCGAGAAAAAAATTAActacaaatttggtcaacaaaatatgagatatatgccacaaaaattataccattggattcgtattcaaaaaatatttccaataatataatttttgtgatatatatcttatattttattgaccaaattagtagtcaaacttgtttctcgaaatGCGTATTTGGctattaatccggtatggagggggTACATTGTTATAGCTAGCTATTATACATCTTAACTACATATTGGCTATAAATGACATGCCATCTGCTATAGATGATAtggcatcttgcttatagccagcagctggctatactattaaacttgctcttaaAGAACCACCGGGCACTATAAGACACGGAACACAACATTGTCCTAAAAGGATTCCTGATccaaaaatactccctccgttccgatGCTTAAGGcgtaaaaaaaaatcatttttccgCCAAAGCTTAAGGCGCGATCGATATCAGATTTTCTCGATAATCTCTCGATAATATCCCGGAATTTCCCCTCCATACGGCAACCTCTTTCTCCAAAAACGCGCACGCAGTTAAACCTCGAGCCATCCCTTCCTTCGTATTCTAGGCAGGCAATTACTGCGCACCCGAAAAAGAATGCTACTGATTGGATTTGCATGCAGTGTATGCGGGAGAGTCTTTTATTGTTGTGCTTGCTGTGTAAACGAGGAGACTAGCATAACAAATGAAAGAGAGATTTATGGGAAAGAAGAGATTAATCAGGGGTAGGGTTGGAAAGCATTGTCGCTATAAAGCTCTCCTTAATCGGCGTGCTAAAATATTTACGCCTTGTTCttcgaaacggagggagtataagataACATTGGGAAGAAAGTGGTTATACCAGGAGTGCGCATGAAAGTTAAAGAAGAAAAGTGAAAATCAAAACGCACTGCAAGGCGGTTGACTCAAACTAGTTCCCTTTGAAGCATAAAGTTGCTTGTTTTGAAGGCTCAATAACCCAAGGAAATATCTTTTCTCCTTTCCATCCCAGTTCCAAATAAAATTTTCCATCCCATCCTCGAGGAAACTGTTTCTCCTTTATAGCCACAAAATGAGCAGTATTGTATATGTCGGTGTTGTTGTGTTTGGTGCTTAATTCTGGTATTCACTCCATTTCATAGTTCTCGTGTCCACTCAACTGACGGAGGCATGAACATTGTTTAGGGggagtggtggggggggggggggggggcgatcaAAGAAGACAACTCTCAAATGAAGGATGTAGAATTGCATGAAAAGTCTAGACAGTATGACCAAAAAGCGTGTTTTCCCGCAGCCACATTAATCTGAAAATAATCAAACGTCCACCGTCGAAATTGACCAATAATATCAGCTGCTAGTTTATCAAGGCAAAACAGAGGCTCATTCTCGTTAGGTATACGCAAAACATGAACTTATTCTCATCAGGTATAAGGCAATACCCACCAAACAATATCCATTGCAAGGTATAATCGCTAGCGAGTAACAGAGACTCAGCTTTCTATTAACATTAAGGAGGCTGATCTACTCCCAATGGTCCCATCGCTACTTGATACAAGATAAATTGCAGTTACAAAGCAAAGAGGTGAAATAATGTACGTGCACACTGGGACGTGTGACGTTCCTCTGAGACACCTAAGAGAGCTACGGCGAGTTCTGATGGCGGAGGTGCTTCTGAAGACGATCCAACCCATCTTTACACCTCCGCAGGCAGAGCAAAATAAGATTGAGATGGAGACCGTGCGGATGTGCCACGTTGGAGGAGACGGTGCCGGATCTTGGGAGGCTAGTAGTGGTAGGTGATGCTCATGACCCCCACCATCGGCGCCAAGCCGCCAACTGCACGTCCGCCATGGCGCCTGCCCTTGCAGTTGGGGAGGAGTGCTCAAGGGCAGCGGTAGCGGCGCCGCAGGCGGGGTTCCGAGATTCGACGTGGAGATCTCTTGGTACTGTTGTGGAATATTACTACTCactccgatcaataatatgtgtcAAAGGTTTAATTCAAATTGAGCTAATTTGAACTAAAATCCTAACATTTatcatggattggagggagtattgTCTTTTTCAAAGACAGATATTGAGCTGTGGGGTGGTCGGGCGGTTCTTGAGATTTTAGGGTTGAGACGACGATGGttgtaacccccccccccccccccaaaggcCCAAACCTGTAATGCCTTCGTGTTTTCCCTCTTTCACTTAATGCAAtgatttctccaaaaaaaaaatacatatattACTTTTTTTATAAAACATGAGAAAAGGTGGAATATCGGAGGAAGAGTTGGTGCTAGATAGCTTCGTCctagttgcatttgaattttaactgACTTGTATCCGATAATAGGAGCTAAACTAACCGCTGCTGACTATATAGAGAAGATAATATGATGCAGCTGAGGTATGTTTGTTCTGAAAGCAAGCAAAATATTGCAACTTCCAGCTAGTACGCTGTTGGATACTCAGGCAGGCAATGAAAGCATATATAACCACTGAGAGTCACTAACGATTAACATGAGGTGATGAGGGTATGTAATTGAGCTATCCTTCGCACTGCAAGCATAGCAAATTGTTCCAACATGCTCTGGTTAATACAGTAATTTAGTGTAGTTGATGGTTATAGAAATATACAAGACATGCAAAACGATTTTTACTAAGCTGCTGTCACTGCtcgaaagaaatagaaaagattaCCATAAAAAGTGACTAGCACACCAACTAGATATTAACACCAAATAAAAATACAATTAATTGCAACATAAGTGTTTGTCAAGTATTTTCTAGCACACCAACTAGAAGTTGAAACCATGAAAGCCACACCAGGAATACATTTTCTTGAAACAGAAAAAGGTCAATAGTGAAAGGCATGCCCTTGTAATAGGTTTCGAATTGACGGACTATACATTTCTGCTATCACTACTCTGTCAAATCCATTGTTTGACTAACACAATCGGGCTTTCTTGTGAGCAGAAGTTTCCAACATACCCGGCTTTTCACGCACTATCTTGATTGCCTTCCGCAGTTCATCCAAAAGATTCGGAAAGCTCTGCATCAAACTGATGTACTCACCAGATGTCGcaaccttcatgaaattctcaccATCAGCAAGGAAATCAAAGCACCTAGCTTTGAGTTTGGTGCAGACATGGTCCTCCGCCAGCTCCAACATCGAGACCACATTGTCCATGGTGATACCATTACCAGACAGCTTGTGCTCACAGATCTTCTTTAGCCTCTCAATCCCATACCTATCAGCAGCTATAAGCAGGTGCTGGTATTCTAGCATGCGGAAACAAACATTTGTCTTGCCAGCATCAGGGAGCGAGCCATGGTACAAGTAATGTAGCATAGATCTGAAGGTAGTGGGTTCCATCTCTTCAATGGTGATAGAGGCCATCTTGCTTTCAGCCATTGGGCCATAGAGCTCCGCTTTAAAGACGGGCGATCGGGCGGCGAGCACCAGGCGATGCGCGCTGAAGGTCTCCCCAGCGACGTCGAAGGAAACGTCGGTGTGTTCTTGGTTGTCCGACATAATGGCCAGATCATGACCTAAATCTGGGAGCTTCCCCTCCAACGGTGAGGCCGGAGGTGTCCAGTCTATGTCGACGGAACACAACACGTCGAAGTTGTTGTCCTTGTCCACCATGCAGTTTGCCTTGATGTCGCCTCTATCTGCTTTCAGAGAGTAACCTCTTACCATGAACCCACGGATAGACATGCCAAAGGTTTTCCCTGTCCCCATCGAAGGTGCCGGTGAGCCAGTCTTGTCGACCAAAACCATGTGTGTGGAGAGCTTGGCAGCGGCTTCCAGAACGGGGTATTGCGAGAGATTAGTGAGGCTGAACTTGATGTGGGTGCTCATGGGTGCGGTGTGGTAGCCTGCTACGTATTTGCGTCCAGCAACCACGGTGGTTGAGCTAGATCGTAGACAATCATCTGGCGACGGGAGCCTCACCCGGAAACGGAAGATGTGACTGTCTCTTGTAGGAACGATGTGGCAATCTGATGACTCGCCTCCGGCCATGATTAACAGCTCGATGGTTTGACCTCGTTCGGTTTAACCCGGCAGCGATCGGCGATTTGTGATATGCGGCAGCCTTGCGATTTGTGATCTGTTGCAAGCTGCGGCGAGCCGTTATGAAGGCGGAAGAGCCGGCTTGCGTCGATCGACCGTCGAGTACGATTGCAGTGCGTCTAGTCGGCTAGCTAAGGTGTGAACTCGGTAGGTTCTTTCTCGTTTCCTTCTTAAGGCACGCGCACGTCTCGGTATTTAGATAGGCAGGGGCGTTGCTGCGTGCTGAGTTCTATTCGGAAACGGGACGCAAAATAACAGAGTCGAGTTGTCTTCCTCTTTTGCTGAAAAAAGCATGGTGACTTTGAATCTGAACTCTTGTCCTGACATGAGTACCAGAACATCAAAGACCAAGTTacccacaacaacaaaaaattgcacatactatttttgattaaaaaaaattaatatcATGAAGTTATGAATTACATCTagactctgcaacaacgcaatacactAATGGCACTACAAATAGACAGAACCTGAAAAAGGCTAAAAAAATTCACTTCAATGATCTATTCCATGTAGCAGTAGGACAAACAGTACCAAAACAACACTTGAATTCTAAATTCTCCaaaacgatgcctccaagaaggaaagagtTGCCCGATCATAGATCATATGTTTTCTCCCTAGAGAAAGTTCACACTCTCAAAAAAATGCCTTCAACCAttgtcagacacaaccaattaaggtcagaccttggattttcacccagaAAGCTATGACTTTGAATTTTTCCTATATTGTTGACGCAAATTCCTCATCGATGCaaagactcgaaccaccattactAGTCCTCAGATCTCAGCTTTCATGACATTCTCcgcctctgacttcaccatggaacgtACAAGACATGTCCCAAGATGGCAACTGATAACAGAGCTCCACGCCGCTCCGTCCTGAAAGCAAACGGTTAGAAAAAACACGGGTGCGCATGATCGAATCACATCCTTTCCacactctcaaaataatgccttcaaTCTGAAAAGTCAGACTTTGAGCTTCTCCTGTGTTATTTCCCCCACTTGCATACCGCTGCTACGAGGTCTAAATCACCAAGAAAACTTGAGCCATCCTTTGTTATCGAAGCATAGCAAACTTGTTCAGGTTGGTTCTGTAGCCAAAACACTAACAAAACATATATTGTTGTACTCCGTAGTTTTCATATAGGAAAGAGAACTTTCAGAGCAGGTGCTCAGGTGTGCAACCATATCTGGACCGTCTAAACTACATCAAGATCCGTGCTAGCTCTTTTTTTCATCCCAAATAAActtctcatttttgtatctctcacaccaAACAATCTTTGAACTTAAAAATAACTTTTTATATCATGCATTAAGTATATatatttcaagaatttattttgaattcaaaataattttaaattttaaattttaaaaaaaaaatccaactattTTTATCCCCTTCTATTAGTTATTATTGACTTgcaaaaaatcaaatcaaaatattatataatttaagagatataaaaaataataaaaaaagagGGTGCGTGCAGAGCGCACCTGCTATCTTGAacttttcgcttcatatagtagtACATACAAGACCATTTTAGTGTATTTAGTGCCATCGCTCAAAATAAGTATACGGTGGAGAAGATAACCAGAAAGAGTGACCAACTATGTAAGGCTAAGAAAGATATAAGCCCACACCTAATCTTCTATTTCTAAATAGAAGCCCCCACTACAAGGAATTCTCTTAACATGtagcctatccacctcatcaacCCACCACGTCAGCTTTCTTTATCCCGATTTTTCTTCCTTTTCCGTTTCTTTTCTCTAATAAATTATGTTTTGTTCCTGGACCCATTTGAAATAGAAGCAATCATCCGAGCACCTAACAGATTCCGGATCGACCGATATATGGTCAAGCTGATTatgctatgcctcctacacttgatgagaataataatgatagctactttgttgaatttgctcccactacaattaataagaatgactatgcttatgttgggagtagtaataattttatgcatgagactcatgataagaatgtttcatttgatagttatattgttgagttttctcatgatgctactggatattattatgagagaggaaaatatggttgtagaaattttcatgttactaaaacacctctctatatgctgaaatttttgaagtttcacttgttttatctttctatgcttgttgcattatgcttcatgaatttgtttatttacaagattccttttcataggaagtgggttaggcttaaatttgttttgaatttgtttcttgatgctctcttttgcttcaactcttatttcttgggagtgcatcattaaaactgctgagcccatcttaatggctataaagaaatcacttcgggagataacccatgtttttattttgctactgttttgttgtgttttggaagttgttactactgtagcaacctctccttatctttattttattgcattgttgtgcgaagtaaagtctttgatagtaaagatcatactagatttggattactgcgcagaaacagatttcttgttgtcacgaatttgggcagggttctctgtaggtaactcagaaaaatctgccaatttacgtgcgtgatcctcagatatgtacgcaactttcattcaatttgagcattttcatttgagcaagtctggtgcacctaaaaaatttgtctttacgaactgttctgttttgacagatgctgccttttatttcgcattgcttcttttgctatgttggatggatttctttgttccattaacttccagtagctttgggcaatgtccagaagtgttaagaatgattgtgtcacctctgaacatgtgaatttttgattatgcactaaccctctaatgagttgttttgagtttggtgtggaggaagttttcaagggtcaagagaggaggatgatacaatatgatcaagaagagtgaaaagtccaagcttggggatgcccc encodes:
- the LOC124656696 gene encoding BTB/POZ and MATH domain-containing protein 1-like; this encodes MAGGESSDCHIVPTRDSHIFRFRVRLPSPDDCLRSSSTTVVAGRKYVAGYHTAPMSTHIKFSLTNLSQYPVLEAAAKLSTHMVLVDKTGSPAPSMGTGKTFGMSIRGFMVRGYSLKADRGDIKANCMVDKDNNFDVLCSVDIDWTPPASPLEGKLPDLGHDLAIMSDNQEHTDVSFDVAGETFSAHRLVLAARSPVFKAELYGPMAESKMASITIEEMEPTTFRSMLHYLYHGSLPDAGKTNVCFRMLEYQHLLIAADRYGIERLKKICEHKLSGNGITMDNVVSMLELAEDHVCTKLKARCFDFLADGENFMKVATSGEYISLMQSFPNLLDELRKAIKIVREKPGMLETSAHKKARLC